The DNA sequence AAACAagtattgaatttaaaatttctattaaatcataataattttatgatttaaattatattatatatttaatttattcttttaattttatataaaattttgattttctgTATTTTGACTTATATGCTTACATATTAAAAAATCAAgtcaaatatttttcttttttttttctctttttaaattattaagtcAAATGGTGCTTGTTTTAAGCAATGTAATCAATTATGAAGAGGAAAACCCCATCTTAGCTTCaccccacaaaaaaaaaaagtcaaaattattttattttgtatttttaattaccGTTTATTATAGTTagaataattgaataatattaaatatgacaaatatgtaattgtaattattagtttattacacatataaaattatagatattaaattaaataaaataattttaaataattatctttctaacatcaaccaaaaaaaaaaaaaaaaatcctgctTATATATTCTTTGTTGCTGAGTTTTAATAGCTACTTGGCTATTGAATGTTATTTATATATGCAGCGCCAATCTCCCTCACTTTTCAAACCCCTTAAATTGCATACCATATATTAATTTATGTACCTAACATTACGCCGGCCATGTATAATtttgtgtatgtatatatatacgcTAAACATATTGCAGTATGTGCTGAAAATATGAGttttcatttatagatttaaaaaaaaaaagagacgtAGAAGGTGGTTTCAATGATTAAAAATTTGCAGACTTGAATTAAGTATATGTGATTCCGATCCGAACATACTTAAGAAAAAACAATTGGGttgaatatatataaataaatctcTGAATAATGTAGTAGTGCCAATGTctctgtgtatatatatatatatatatatatatatatatatatatctcatcATCAGTAGGTAACAAAATTCAATAAGCAATAGAGTATTAGAGTATAAGACAAAAAACAAATGTTGTCAACGGTAGTGCAGGTCATAAGAAATTCGAACCTAGCTAAAAATATAAATGGCCCACAAAATTAAATGCTAAATGATAAAAATCCAACAAAGAAAGTTcccaaagaataaaaaaaaatatttcttctaaaGTCTAATTAACTACACCACCAACAAACTCAGCAAACGGCAATTAATAAATCTGCAGGCCCTATGATCTATATTTCTTTTATCCTCGTGTATATAATCACTGAAACAAAAGTatttcattattaaaaaaatagttaaaatttattttatctctttttaaCATTTCTGTAATGAAAATTTGTGAAGAATGATAATGTGGCAATGGAATTAAATGGATGAATAAATGGTATGTATGAAGTAAGATCTAATAATCAATCTAGGAAGTAGTTGAATAAATCTATAGTTGGAGTTTGTGGTGAAACAAAGTTTGAAGGACTAGGCATGACGAAAGTGGCACTGTTGTGAAGCATAGGGCTCAAATCATGAAAGAAGCTAACCATGTTTGGATccgaagaagaagatggtggtaTCATCGGTGAAAAAAAACTTGAAGGAATGGGAGAAAGCGAAGCTGGTCCCGGCGATAATATCCCTTGAAACATGTTTGTTCTCTCCGCCGCCACCATCATCATCTCTAAACCTTCCACCACGTCGTTATTTGATGTTATTTGGTCGCTGCCGCCATTGATTATTGCCTGGTTTTGATGCATCATCATTTTGTTCTTCCCCAATGGAGACGACCTAGCTTTCTCTGTGGCGGCGTAACGAGCCGCCGGAGACACTGTTTCGACGGGGACGACGTTGAAAGGGTCGTTGTTTTGCACTAGTGCCACGTCAGATGTCGGAAAGGCCGAGGAGGATGACGTGGAGAAAGAAGGATAAGTATTATTGAAGGACATGGACATGGACGAGgacgaagacgaagacgaagagcCAGTAAGGCGCTGAACTAGGCTCATGAAATCACCGGGTGTGGTGTGGATAATCTTGGGGGAGACGGTGTAGATTATAATGGGTTGGCGCGGAGGCGGTTGGTGGTGTGAGGGTGGTTGTTGTGGTGGCGGCGGCGCAAGCGGTGGTTTCTTGATCTTGTGAGAATCTTTGTTTATTCTCAAAGGAGTAGGTCTTGGTCCTTGAagttctcttcttggtgatcTTCCAGTTGGATTATTATTCATGTCTGGGAATTCCATGTTTTTGATGTTGTTGGAGATTAAGAGAGGAATTATAATTAACTTGATGATCAAGGAGAATGAGCTAGGTAGGGTGGAGACAAGTGTATgagcatatataataataataattagtattttctaaaatttacgatggtttatattatatatatatataaagtagctAAGAAAGTAGATAGATCCGGTCAATGATGAATTAGGGGATTAATTATTTAATGTGAGGAGGGAAAGATAATTTAACTTGGCTTGTTCCAAGGTAAATAATTTATAGAAAAGAGAGTATTTTTATAGCGACGATGGCCGGTTTCGTGATGTTATGGTTGTCTGAACGCGTCTGTATAAGGTTGGAAAGGGTCATATGTTTATGTATGTAGTGTGCCATGTCATAATAAGTGCATATGTATGTGATGATGATGGCTTAGGGTGGAATAAGCTAATTAAGTAATTAAGCTTATTAGTGATGAGTTCTATGTGATGCTAGTGGATAAAGTGTATGTGTTGACAAGTTTGACACTTTTTATTAGGATAACAACATTCAAGATATGTATATGTGGCTAATATTATATTAGAGTACACCctcattgaatatatatatatacgatgAATATGGATGAGTTCTCGTTTGGTTATATAAATGTTGTGTGTTTTATACATTCACttgattatatttattaataatgtctagaagataaaaaataaaatcaagcaAAATAGTTTAAATTTGTGTTATTCTACCCCCACTCTCAATTTTTAACCTTTCATTCCCACTCCTTCCACCACCATACACACTCGCTTTCTCTTTGCATCATTCCAGGCCAGTCTGTTCGAACAACAAATCAATTCAACACCTTCAAACTTCaactctctctttatttttcctCTTTTATATGGAATCATAAACTAAAGAGTTCTAATTTTCGCTATAGggttatttttatcattttaatttgatcaaataaataatcattttaatctaagtgaaatattattattttttactaataataataataataataataataataataataataataataataataataatagaaaatgctaaatatcaattaaaaataataagttattttatgataaattttaaattttaaatttggataaaAATCTTAACtgaatttgtttttaaattaagatatgatttgattcaatttaaaataagaaaatataagatttgaaaaattatgattAATATCATGCTACAGAGACGGACATACATGGGGCGAGTGGAGGCTTCGgccccagttttttttttttaaaaattaatagtaataagttattaagtatgatttattttttttaaaaatttattagtatttagtctaatataaataaaagtctaATCCAacctaaatattaataatttttaatatctaaaaagtaagtaataatattaaaaaatctgaaaaagatattattcttaatatttttaattaaataaaattttcaaatcctataaagtggattttttttctttttgtaactattcttcttgattcatttggtattaattctttCTGTTTCAACTGTTATAACTGAGAGATATTTTTAAGTTatgaatattataaataataattcagaaacaaaatgaaagatgaatttcttgttaattatcttttaattatattgaaaaaaaattgttgaaaattttgacatAGATTCTATTatcaatgaattttatgatacaaagaattgaccacttcattagtaaaaaatacatacatattttttgtattttaaaatatattctttatcgatatattttttgtaatacatcttatattatataatttttgtataatattttaatattatatatattattggccCCCGTGATAATATTTTTAGATTCGTCCCTAtacatatatgtatgtatatatagcaATAGTAAAAGAAAGAGATACAATTTTTTGTTCTCATCtctatacataaatataaataaagcaacgTTATAtgttcaataaaatttattattttttattgatatttggcCAACTCTAAATATCAATGACTTTATTCTAATTTCTAAATTCCTATAAGAGATTGGCTAAATTCttgtataatattaataaaagatattAGCTCCCTAATATTTCTAATATGATATAAGCCtaatttttagaagaaaaaaaatcaaatgcaaAGAATTGCAAAAAGACCATTTTAATAAGAGTTTATTGATATCAATATAGATACACATTAGACCTTTATATATTTGagggagaaaaatatttttagtaataacTACGtcattaagtatatatatatatatatatatatatatatatatatatatatatatatatatatatatatatatatatatatatcttcgttatttgaataaaatttgtatCATAAAATAGATTATCATAGATTATTTTATTACTTCTACTATGTGTTTTTAATAGTAGTAATAATCTTACatatacacacacaaaaaaaaaaattattatatatatatatatatatatatatatatatatatattattttatttaatttgtatgtatattatgtatttaaatgcatattttatatttgagtGGTTAATTTTTTATGAGGAAGTATATATAGGGAGTCAATAGAGTATCTGtacaatatatataataggagtttaaggatgttcgattcagtaggatatcagatgtttattatctctGGTACTCGAATGGTTATTTTGAATAGTATGAGTGTATTGTGTTtgaaaaattagtagtattttactctggatattcattttttaactcatattggaccaaataaataacccattatacacattatacaaataatCCATTAGCTCCCTAGCGGGATTATTTTTTATACATGTAGTAGATTGTTTCTTTTAAtagttataaaaattagagagagtAATTACTTTGGTAATGGATGAAGGAAGGAGTGGGTTTAGGGTCAAGGGTTGAGTGAGTCGTAGATAGACATGGAGTGAAGTCCAGTTGAATTTCTTCATCTTCCATTCCCTTTGTGGATTGTGTCTAAATGAAGTCTTAGTTTAAGTCTTAGTCATCTTTGTCTTCGTATAAGGGTATAGTCATGAACCTTCTATTATTGCTGACTGCTGCCTAGTATATGTTAATATTGTAAGTGTGAGCAGTGCATAAAGTTAGTCTCacatcaaagaaaataaaaagcgtAAGAAATTTATAAGATAAGAGATTCATTAATGTACTACCTTCAAATTTTGAGTTAaatgtgatatttttttattttatgttatctcACTTAATTTCTCTCGAGGTTGGCGAAACAGTACATACACTACTTATTATTGTTAAACTTGACCGTTCAATCATGAAGAAATTATCATCATCTGACTTTTCTTCACAGCCAATAATAACTTGTAAACAGTATACTCTTGTACTAATAATgcacttttatgttttatttattcatCAAAACTAAATATATTGCTTACTTATAATTCAGATTTTATTATAAAATCAATGTTATAATTCTATTCTCGTACTTTAACTTTTTATAGCTCATTTGAAATTGACCAACGGTTATATTTCGGTAATATTTATAAAAAGGTaacatttttagaaaaaaaaagtatattttttaaccCAATATTAATTTTACACAAAATTACATcaaatatttactttaatattGGAGTGCTTCTTGCAAGTATTAACGGTTCTTATTATTCTTTAATCAAGATATAACTCATCCAACTAGAAGAATTCGAGATAATTTTAAGGTAATAAGTTGTATAAAAAGATTAATTAGCGAACAAAAacgtaacaaaatattttatcttctcAATCAAATTTAGCTTTTTTTTATACCAAGTTAAATATGTGTATAGATTggcttttaaaagaaaatttcctTTTTCCTaccaatttttaaggggtttaaaatttttacaataaaagtaacagaaattttaataaactaaagtttttttttttttttgtaactcaaataaactaaacaaagaaaaacaaaacaaataaaataaggaactgattaaatagagggacagtcccttttaagactactcttaaactcctcccaaggtgaaagaagcttcACATGTGAAAGTTATAACTTCATCGCCATTTTTGCCCTAGTATCTGCCaccatgtttgcatctctcataatcaaacaaaagtcaacacgccaattatCTAAAGTATTTGATATAATTATCTATCCTAGCATAAAATaagttcttttaaaaatatttaatgaaaaaaattatggTTTTCAAATCCGATCTAAATGCAcccttaaaatatttataaaagcaaaatttttatttaaaaaacattGTTGACGAATTAATTATTGTAAGTTtagaaaaaaattgttattttaatttttgttttctctaaaaTTACAAATCAATTTGTTCTAGGAggaatttttgtatatatattttattaatttttaacatatatgttaataaattaaagaagttACAAATCACATCTtgattatatatgtattatgcaATTTCGGTTCCCTAAAATAAATGAAACATGCTAAATAATTATAATAGTGTGTGTTTAATGTACCTCTAGCACTATAAACTTTgaagggaaaaataaataaataagggtaaaatatatttttatctttaaaatttgttaaaaattttaaaaatatttataagttttattttattttaattttgttgtaaaaaatttttatttgcatcaaataatatatttttggtggctaattttttaaaaaacttagaATTAATTTAGCAGcaattttataagaacaaccTTTAATACAAACAAATCagacataattattattatatattattactgaattagttttaaactttttaaaaatttagctgtCAGAGATATATTTGATTCAAATCGAAAACCTCAAGgacaattaaaacaaaataaaataaaatttaaaaatatttttaaaatttttgacaaattttaagaacaaaaaaatatactttatccaataaataaataaataaaggtaaaatatattttttgtctttgaagtttgttaaaaatatacctataagttctattttatttgaattttgttctaaaaattttcaatttgcatcaaataaTATACCTTGgtgactaattttttaaaaaacttaaaattaatttagcagCAATTTTACAAGAATAACTTTCAACACAAATAAATAAGACataattgttatatattattaCTGAATTTatcttaaactttttgaaaatttagctgttagagatatatttgatttaaatcGAAAATCTCAacgataaaattgaaacaaaataaaatttaaaaatatttttaaaatttttaacaaattttaaaaaaacaaatatactttatccaataaataaataaataaataaatagtggcCCAATATATAGGTCAGCCATAATAACACAAGAAACCCAATTAAGTGAGTCAAAGCAGCCCATTTTGACAGGTTTTTATTTTACCCCTCATCCCACAAATTATATGAACTCTATTTATTAAAAGTCATTTATACTTTATTAGAGGTTAATCACAACTTTACTACTATAGTCCTACAAAGTTTGTGCGTGTTGTTGCTTTCAATCGTTGTTTTAGAGAAATTGTCACCTTGTATTGTATGTATTCCTTTATGACGGCACTGCAATAAAGCAATTAAGTAGCTAGCGTGCTTTGACTCTATCTTCCTGCATTTATAACATACTCTTATTACTATTATAACAATGCTGTTAAGAACTTAAGACTAGACTTGGTGTATTTCTATTGTTCTTCACGA is a window from the Arachis hypogaea cultivar Tifrunner chromosome 17, arahy.Tifrunner.gnm2.J5K5, whole genome shotgun sequence genome containing:
- the LOC112767204 gene encoding protein MKS1 translates to MEFPDMNNNPTGRSPRRELQGPRPTPLRINKDSHKIKKPPLAPPPPQQPPSHHQPPPRQPIIIYTVSPKIIHTTPGDFMSLVQRLTGSSSSSSSSSMSMSFNNTYPSFSTSSSSAFPTSDVALVQNNDPFNVVPVETVSPAARYAATEKARSSPLGKNKMMMHQNQAIINGGSDQITSNNDVVEGLEMMMVAAERTNMFQGILSPGPASLSPIPSSFFSPMIPPSSSSDPNMVSFFHDLSPMLHNSATFVMPSPSNFVSPQTPTIDLFNYFLD